The Pseudomonas azadiae genome contains a region encoding:
- a CDS encoding lysis system i-spanin subunit Rz: protein MREGFFILVVCLVAWFGFDLLEGQRDTARSERDAALFEASGLREATRISGEMLAERDAIDLQRTQELNDERIENDGLRRAVDAGDKRLLLNATCSAPATPAAGAGGLANAGTAELTANARQDYFTLRDQLALSRQMILGLQDHVRRVCLR from the coding sequence ATGCGCGAAGGCTTTTTCATCCTGGTGGTGTGCCTGGTGGCCTGGTTCGGCTTCGACCTGCTGGAAGGCCAGCGCGACACGGCCCGTAGTGAGCGTGACGCCGCGCTGTTCGAAGCCAGCGGCCTGCGCGAAGCGACGCGGATCAGCGGCGAGATGCTGGCCGAGCGTGACGCCATAGACCTTCAACGTACCCAGGAACTCAACGATGAACGCATTGAAAACGACGGCTTGCGCCGCGCTGTTGACGCTGGCGATAAGCGGTTGCTCCTCAACGCCACCTGCAGCGCCCCAGCCACCCCAGCGGCCGGCGCCGGCGGCTTGGCTAATGCAGGCACCGCCGAACTCACAGCAAACGCTCGACAGGATTATTTCACCCTCAGAGATCAGCTTGCCCTCAGTCGGCAAATGATTCTGGGCCTGCAGGACCATGTGCGCCGGGTTTGCCTGCGCTGA
- the gpM gene encoding phage terminase small subunit, with product MSLALAHKRRTLAMGSTAVAALAASAGLAYTPGDALSSPANARKHLLLQEAALDQDLARISAINGLAGRQALKREELLPKYQEYVQRYCESGLNFPNRVAVQVLVWLFDTAQFDDALELADFLIEQGQQMPERFKRRDIQTFVADAVCEWAYAEYKANRSPEPYLSDLLPLVDGEWQLTEQIPSKYHKLIGMRAMEAGNFEVALKHLERSTELYAQAGNDTRIEKVRRALAKQAAANPATE from the coding sequence GTGAGTCTGGCCCTGGCGCACAAGCGCCGCACCCTGGCTATGGGCAGCACTGCAGTGGCGGCGCTCGCCGCTTCTGCAGGCTTGGCCTACACCCCTGGCGATGCCCTGAGCAGTCCCGCCAATGCGCGCAAACACTTGCTGCTGCAGGAGGCGGCGTTGGACCAGGACCTGGCGCGCATCAGTGCGATCAATGGCCTGGCCGGACGCCAGGCACTCAAGCGCGAAGAGCTGCTGCCCAAGTACCAGGAATACGTGCAGCGCTACTGCGAGTCGGGGCTGAACTTCCCGAATCGCGTTGCAGTGCAGGTATTGGTCTGGCTGTTCGATACCGCCCAGTTCGATGACGCCTTGGAACTGGCTGACTTCCTGATCGAGCAGGGCCAGCAGATGCCGGAGCGCTTCAAGCGCCGCGACATCCAGACCTTTGTCGCTGACGCCGTGTGTGAGTGGGCCTACGCCGAATACAAAGCCAACCGCAGCCCTGAGCCATACCTCTCCGACCTGCTGCCCCTGGTCGACGGTGAATGGCAACTGACGGAGCAGATCCCGAGCAAGTACCACAAGTTGATTGGTATGCGCGCGATGGAGGCCGGGAATTTTGAGGTCGCACTCAAGCACCTGGAGCGCTCAACGGAGCTGTACGCCCAAGCCGGCAATGACACCCGTATCGAAAAGGTCCGCAGGGCCCTGGCAAAACAAGCGGCCGCTAACCCGGCCACCGAATAA
- a CDS encoding phage major capsid protein, P2 family: MAQPLSARGAKQYAELQETLAETYGVESSARMFSVDPTIAQELNDAITAKADFLERINVTPVSEIKGEKVFIGVNGPVTGRTNTKTTDREAKDASALDNTTYELADTQSDVGLPYAKIDAWAKFPDFKERYSAAVQKRIAQDRIVIGFHGTRAAPQTDLAANPKLQDVNKGWLQQLREQAPQQVLKEGAAAGKVTLGAGGDYANLDALVHDTKQMVDEILREDGDLVAIIGTDLLASDKAKLYTKQGDTPTEKERIENAQVIATYGGLPAFSVPNFPVNAVLVTSWDNLSIYYQDTSWRKQTIENPKRSRVEDYNSRNEGYVIEQLEKIALTENVELLA; encoded by the coding sequence ATGGCCCAGCCATTAAGCGCCCGTGGCGCCAAACAATATGCCGAGCTGCAGGAAACGCTCGCCGAAACATACGGTGTCGAAAGTTCGGCCCGGATGTTCAGTGTCGACCCGACGATTGCCCAGGAACTGAACGACGCGATCACCGCAAAAGCCGACTTCCTGGAGCGCATCAACGTCACCCCGGTTAGCGAGATCAAGGGTGAGAAGGTGTTCATCGGCGTTAACGGTCCGGTCACCGGCCGTACTAACACCAAGACCACCGACCGCGAAGCCAAGGACGCCTCGGCGCTGGACAACACCACCTACGAACTGGCTGATACCCAGTCGGACGTGGGCCTGCCATACGCCAAGATCGATGCCTGGGCGAAGTTTCCCGACTTCAAAGAGCGCTATTCCGCTGCAGTGCAAAAGCGCATTGCCCAGGACCGAATCGTTATCGGCTTCCATGGCACCCGCGCCGCGCCTCAGACCGACCTGGCGGCGAATCCCAAGCTGCAGGACGTGAACAAAGGCTGGCTGCAGCAACTGCGCGAACAGGCCCCACAGCAGGTGCTGAAAGAGGGCGCCGCCGCTGGCAAGGTTACGTTGGGCGCCGGTGGCGACTACGCCAACCTTGATGCTCTGGTGCACGACACCAAGCAAATGGTGGACGAGATCCTGCGCGAGGACGGCGACCTGGTCGCGATCATCGGCACCGACTTGCTCGCCTCTGACAAGGCCAAGCTGTACACCAAACAAGGCGATACGCCGACCGAAAAAGAGCGCATCGAAAACGCCCAGGTTATTGCGACCTACGGTGGCCTGCCGGCGTTCAGCGTGCCGAACTTCCCGGTCAACGCGGTGCTGGTCACCAGTTGGGACAACCTGTCGATCTACTACCAGGACACCAGCTGGCGCAAACAGACGATCGAGAACCCGAAACGCTCCCGCGTCGAGGACTACAACAGCCGCAACGAAGGTTATGTGATCGAGCAGTTGGAAAAGATCGCCCTGACCGAAAACGTGGAGCTGTTGGCGTGA
- a CDS encoding phage tail protein: protein MIQLQALTAFLMARNLVAPEQFDSWTEQVSLELIWKPDRDGLHMSDMRYRAVFSLERFAGNPARLMALVGSWLENHDPDRDRHELPAPLFAVEPLDQDSFDVDLSLEFVEPQYLAEDPDGEIEAFGKTWAFVPFDLWVAEHGEVGSNGR, encoded by the coding sequence GTGATCCAGCTGCAGGCGCTTACCGCCTTCCTGATGGCGCGCAACCTGGTGGCGCCGGAGCAGTTCGATAGCTGGACGGAACAGGTCAGTCTTGAACTGATTTGGAAGCCCGACCGCGACGGCCTGCACATGTCCGATATGCGCTACCGCGCTGTGTTCTCCCTGGAGCGATTCGCCGGCAACCCGGCCAGGCTGATGGCTTTGGTGGGCAGTTGGCTGGAAAACCATGATCCCGATCGGGACCGCCACGAACTGCCTGCGCCGCTGTTCGCAGTTGAACCGCTCGACCAGGACAGCTTCGACGTGGACCTGTCCCTGGAATTCGTCGAGCCGCAGTACCTGGCCGAAGACCCTGATGGCGAGATCGAGGCGTTCGGCAAGACCTGGGCGTTCGTCCCGTTCGATCTGTGGGTTGCCGAGCATGGCGAGGTGGGCAGCAATGGCCGCTAA
- a CDS encoding phage portal protein: MSRAGLAKLLRANAHHGAIPKFKRNLLLREFIPSEGCSTQTMGRASLDYMVFGEAYFYRDTNAFGEVLEMQHLPAINMRVKVDGGFRMLLPDSKFMDFDQDEIEHVLDYDVEQNIYGVPDYLGGLQALLLNEAATLFRRRYYSNGAHAGYIFYTNDPDLTEDDEENLRAQISASKGVGNFRSMFVNIPNGKENAIQIIPVGDFQAKDELEKVKNITRNDVIAAWRMNPALAGIIPENSGGFGDIEKIDRVYTSNEIKPICQLFSQLNDTLRCDRKISWQETKTPVDNTGQTS; encoded by the coding sequence GTGTCGCGGGCGGGTCTGGCCAAGCTTCTGCGCGCCAACGCGCACCACGGCGCCATTCCCAAGTTCAAGCGCAACTTGCTGCTGCGTGAATTCATCCCGTCCGAGGGCTGCAGCACGCAAACCATGGGCCGGGCGAGCCTGGATTACATGGTCTTCGGGGAGGCGTATTTCTACCGCGATACCAACGCCTTCGGCGAAGTGCTGGAGATGCAGCACCTGCCGGCCATCAACATGCGGGTGAAGGTCGACGGCGGGTTCCGGATGCTGCTGCCCGATAGCAAATTCATGGACTTTGACCAGGACGAAATTGAACACGTCCTGGACTACGACGTGGAACAGAACATCTACGGCGTGCCTGACTACCTGGGCGGTTTGCAGGCGCTGTTGCTCAACGAGGCCGCGACCCTGTTCCGCCGGCGCTACTACAGCAACGGCGCGCACGCGGGATACATCTTCTACACCAACGACCCAGACTTGACCGAGGACGACGAGGAGAATCTGCGCGCGCAGATCAGCGCGAGCAAGGGCGTGGGCAACTTCCGCTCGATGTTCGTCAACATCCCCAACGGCAAGGAAAACGCGATCCAGATCATCCCAGTGGGGGACTTTCAGGCCAAGGACGAGCTGGAGAAGGTGAAGAACATCACCCGCAACGACGTGATCGCCGCCTGGCGCATGAACCCTGCCCTGGCCGGGATCATTCCGGAAAATAGCGGGGGGTTTGGGGATATCGAGAAGATCGATCGTGTGTACACCAGCAATGAGATCAAGCCGATTTGCCAGCTGTTCAGCCAGCTGAACGACACGCTCAGGTGTGACAGGAAAATATCCTGGCAAGAAACCAAAACACCAGTCGATAACACTGGGCAAACGTCGTAA
- a CDS encoding phage protein, translated as MSRIGGKNFDVNLGDLLVHVESCTLDITDNSKTAQTRGVPDGYVDGDVAASGELELDSTNFNLLIEAARTAGSFRKLDAFDTVFFAKAGDDELRVEAFGCKLKVSSLLSIDPKGGEKTKHKVPFEVTSPDFIRINGVPYLDATEIEGIS; from the coding sequence ATGTCACGTATTGGCGGCAAGAACTTCGACGTGAACCTGGGCGATCTGCTGGTACACGTCGAAAGCTGCACCCTGGATATCACCGACAACAGCAAGACCGCACAAACCCGTGGCGTGCCTGACGGCTACGTCGACGGCGATGTGGCGGCGTCCGGCGAACTGGAGCTGGATTCCACCAACTTCAACCTGCTGATCGAAGCGGCACGCACTGCCGGCAGTTTTCGCAAGCTCGATGCCTTCGACACGGTGTTCTTTGCCAAGGCCGGCGACGACGAGCTGCGCGTTGAGGCCTTCGGCTGCAAGTTGAAGGTGTCCAGCCTGCTGAGCATCGATCCCAAGGGCGGCGAGAAGACCAAGCACAAGGTGCCTTTTGAGGTCACCAGCCCCGACTTTATCCGTATCAACGGCGTGCCGTACCTGGATGCCACCGAGATCGAGGGTATTAGCTGA
- a CDS encoding phage virion morphogenesis protein: MAANPLDLDVRGLLDVDAQLALLELPPQLRRRLLNRVTTRVRTMSRKRVREQRNTDGTPFAERKGTAKGKKKMEAGLAKLLQVTRVSSDEAELGWKNALTRWVAAQQHNGVSERRTAAQMRRWNKVPPGIACTDKQAKRLRRLGFRVRQKGKKALARPSVAWIQEHVNYAKAGLLIRILNDERTESTGAQSWDITLPKRQFLGVESGSETRDLVNQVFQQILNSPR; the protein is encoded by the coding sequence ATGGCCGCTAACCCGCTCGACCTCGATGTCAGGGGCTTGCTCGATGTCGATGCCCAGTTGGCGTTGCTTGAGCTACCGCCCCAACTGCGCCGGCGGTTGCTGAACAGAGTGACCACACGTGTGCGGACGATGAGCCGCAAGCGCGTACGTGAGCAGCGGAACACCGACGGCACCCCATTTGCTGAGCGCAAGGGCACTGCCAAGGGCAAAAAGAAGATGGAAGCCGGCCTGGCCAAGCTGCTGCAGGTCACCCGCGTCAGCTCCGACGAAGCCGAGCTGGGCTGGAAAAACGCCTTGACCCGTTGGGTCGCGGCGCAGCAGCACAACGGCGTCAGCGAGCGACGTACCGCCGCGCAGATGCGCCGCTGGAACAAAGTCCCCCCAGGCATCGCCTGCACCGACAAACAGGCCAAGCGCCTGCGCCGGCTGGGCTTTCGTGTTCGCCAGAAGGGCAAAAAGGCGCTGGCCAGGCCGTCAGTGGCATGGATTCAAGAGCATGTGAACTACGCCAAGGCCGGCTTGCTGATCCGCATTTTGAACGACGAACGAACCGAGTCCACCGGCGCGCAAAGCTGGGATATCACCCTGCCCAAACGCCAGTTCCTCGGTGTGGAGAGCGGAAGCGAAACCCGCGACCTGGTTAACCAGGTGTTCCAACAAATCCTTAATTCACCCCGCTAA
- a CDS encoding GPO family capsid scaffolding protein: MPRSLVSFWKRVATSGITADGREILPQELRDIAETYKPSKYTAVIWCEHQRSEGSFGTVYAVRLVEEGDDLEEGQIALEAQLKPNDRLLYLNDQGQKLFTSIEIWPNFAGSGKSYLTGLAVTDTPSSLGTQELYFSRRTNKATYYAASVELGTFEEEPQGEVGKLIGLLTGFFKRFAADAEPAEPTTPTETEPPMDEATATALKALLAQLLIVAAGIQAVIEPVAEDAPEPEPEPIDDVQTAVDGIVTVAEEEREFSRKGGATNKALLASMAALQKQFTALKDTSAGRQLPRNPGPVITTRRKVL; encoded by the coding sequence ATGCCCCGTTCCCTTGTTTCGTTCTGGAAACGTGTCGCCACCAGCGGCATCACCGCCGATGGTCGCGAGATCCTTCCCCAGGAACTGCGCGATATCGCTGAAACCTACAAGCCGTCGAAATACACGGCTGTTATCTGGTGTGAGCACCAACGTTCGGAAGGTTCTTTCGGCACCGTATACGCGGTCCGTCTGGTTGAGGAGGGCGACGACCTGGAGGAGGGGCAAATTGCCCTGGAGGCCCAGCTCAAGCCCAACGACCGGCTGCTGTACCTGAATGACCAAGGGCAGAAGCTGTTCACCAGCATTGAGATTTGGCCGAATTTTGCGGGTAGCGGCAAATCCTACCTGACCGGCCTTGCTGTCACCGACACCCCTTCGAGCCTGGGCACCCAGGAACTCTATTTCTCCCGCCGAACCAACAAAGCCACGTATTACGCCGCTTCCGTTGAACTGGGCACCTTTGAGGAGGAGCCCCAAGGCGAAGTGGGCAAGCTAATCGGTTTGCTCACTGGCTTTTTCAAGCGCTTCGCGGCGGACGCTGAGCCCGCCGAACCCACCACCCCAACCGAGACCGAACCCCCTATGGATGAAGCTACCGCAACGGCCTTAAAAGCTCTGCTGGCTCAGTTGCTGATTGTTGCTGCAGGCATTCAGGCAGTAATCGAGCCTGTCGCCGAAGATGCTCCCGAGCCAGAGCCTGAGCCGATCGATGACGTGCAAACCGCTGTCGATGGCATCGTCACCGTCGCCGAAGAAGAGCGCGAATTTAGCCGCAAAGGCGGTGCCACGAATAAGGCATTGCTGGCGAGCATGGCTGCGCTGCAGAAGCAGTTCACCGCGCTCAAGGACACCTCGGCCGGTCGCCAGTTGCCACGCAACCCAGGCCCGGTAATTACCACACGACGCAAGGTGCTTTGA
- a CDS encoding TraR/DksA C4-type zinc finger protein yields MVCPFDRAQALEQRQRDQAINAQLAQARRESAGPSLTHCLDCDNEIPAARQALGGKTRCVPCQSFFEKGVQR; encoded by the coding sequence ATGGTCTGCCCGTTCGATCGCGCCCAAGCCCTGGAACAACGTCAGCGGGACCAGGCTATCAACGCCCAGTTGGCCCAGGCCCGGCGTGAGTCAGCGGGCCCAAGCCTTACTCACTGCCTGGACTGTGATAACGAGATTCCTGCAGCGCGCCAGGCGCTCGGCGGCAAGACCCGCTGCGTCCCGTGCCAGTCCTTTTTCGAAAAAGGAGTGCAGCGATGA
- a CDS encoding DUF2586 domain-containing protein: MALGKVSVNNLNLGQGAVTEIERYFLFIGPGPKNTGKLIALNTDSDLDTQLGLPASDLKTQVTAARLNGGDRWACLAAPIAPDGDWTKALEMSQQQGFSVEAVVITKPVATGAELSAMHDAAVSMNDTYGRRAFVMAATAGLSLSPYQSWAEYLVAQKAITAGVSAPRVLVVPQLHGNDLGVLAGRLANAAVSIADSPMRVATGAVLGLGAVPVDSEGVPLPSSIRAELDKARFSVSQTYSDYPGVYWGDGNMLDSPGSDYQVVEYLRLADKAARQVRPLLIRRVADRRLNNTPNSMAVNVTALMAPLRRMAKSVKFAGEVFPGEIESPKDGDIVLTWKSKTAVEVYIKLKPHNCPKDLTANIALDLSNDDSE; encoded by the coding sequence ATGGCACTTGGCAAAGTCAGCGTTAACAATCTCAATCTGGGCCAAGGCGCCGTGACTGAGATCGAGCGCTATTTTCTGTTCATCGGCCCCGGTCCGAAAAACACCGGCAAATTGATCGCCCTCAACACCGATAGCGATCTGGACACCCAACTGGGCCTACCGGCCAGTGACCTGAAAACCCAGGTCACTGCCGCACGCCTGAACGGTGGCGATCGCTGGGCGTGCCTGGCAGCGCCGATCGCGCCGGACGGCGACTGGACCAAAGCCCTGGAGATGTCCCAGCAGCAGGGCTTTTCCGTCGAGGCGGTGGTGATCACCAAGCCGGTGGCCACCGGCGCCGAGCTGTCGGCCATGCACGACGCGGCCGTGTCGATGAATGATACCTACGGCCGTCGCGCCTTTGTGATGGCGGCCACGGCCGGCCTGTCGCTGAGCCCGTATCAAAGCTGGGCCGAGTACCTGGTGGCCCAAAAAGCGATCACCGCCGGCGTATCAGCACCGCGTGTCCTGGTAGTGCCGCAGTTGCACGGTAACGACCTGGGCGTGTTGGCCGGCAGGCTGGCCAACGCGGCCGTCAGCATTGCTGACAGCCCGATGCGCGTGGCCACCGGCGCAGTGCTGGGGCTTGGCGCCGTACCTGTCGACTCCGAAGGCGTGCCATTGCCGTCCTCGATCCGCGCGGAACTCGACAAGGCGCGTTTCTCCGTCTCCCAGACCTATTCCGATTACCCGGGCGTGTACTGGGGCGACGGCAACATGCTCGATTCGCCAGGTAGCGACTACCAGGTCGTGGAGTACCTGCGCCTTGCGGACAAGGCCGCGCGCCAAGTCCGGCCGCTGTTGATTCGCCGCGTAGCCGATCGCCGCTTGAACAACACCCCCAACAGCATGGCCGTGAACGTCACCGCCCTGATGGCGCCGCTGCGCCGCATGGCCAAGTCGGTCAAGTTCGCCGGCGAGGTGTTCCCGGGTGAGATCGAGTCGCCGAAAGACGGCGACATCGTGCTGACCTGGAAGAGCAAAACCGCCGTTGAGGTGTACATCAAGCTCAAGCCTCACAACTGCCCGAAAGACCTCACGGCGAACATCGCCCTGGACCTTTCCAACGACGATTCGGAGTAA
- a CDS encoding head completion/stabilization protein, producing the protein MSFSGKTTTFVEQTIENDGFWPDLSVSEFQKEQRLPAEYLVELLVDALNTAMVEVNADLAKCKARWQANGVTRVESADSTLLPERSFQVKLYKRAVYCRAKGNALPQFPTVTRRESAENTGKEAPERAETFLAFSQQAVRALQGRGRITAALL; encoded by the coding sequence ATGAGCTTTTCCGGGAAAACAACCACCTTTGTGGAGCAGACGATCGAGAACGACGGCTTTTGGCCTGACCTCTCTGTGTCGGAATTCCAGAAGGAACAACGCCTGCCGGCGGAGTACCTGGTAGAGCTGCTGGTCGACGCGTTGAACACTGCAATGGTCGAGGTCAACGCTGACCTGGCCAAGTGCAAAGCACGCTGGCAAGCCAATGGCGTTACGCGTGTCGAGTCCGCGGATTCCACGCTGCTGCCAGAACGTAGCTTTCAGGTGAAGCTTTACAAGCGCGCCGTGTACTGCCGCGCCAAAGGCAACGCGTTGCCGCAGTTTCCGACAGTCACCCGTCGCGAAAGCGCCGAGAACACCGGTAAGGAAGCGCCCGAGCGTGCGGAAACCTTCTTGGCCTTCAGCCAGCAGGCCGTGCGCGCCCTGCAGGGCCGTGGCCGCATCACGGCGGCACTGCTGTGA
- a CDS encoding DUF6890 family protein encodes MVALAGRWLPGAEPTAEVMGTAKWLEDEHWRRMEIAIANGIAHALNG; translated from the coding sequence CTGGTGGCCCTGGCCGGCCGCTGGCTACCTGGTGCCGAACCCACCGCCGAGGTGATGGGGACGGCCAAGTGGCTGGAGGATGAGCACTGGCGCCGGATGGAGATCGCCATTGCCAACGGCATTGCCCACGCACTCAACGGATAA
- a CDS encoding terminase large subunit domain-containing protein, protein MYYSTEVKEAAKRLFLRRCKAKEIQAQLNLPNIRIVYYWIRQGGWEDMLSDEEPLTAVGRRITLLLDKVGSLSKDDLNELDRLTIVRERLLKQAAKPAPLAASNGDNMGEPQEPRRRSRGERSSRGEGGDRKKEKKAKNDISGLTEVDFLDKFISKMYRYQQELFAAKQNPLTSRIRNILKSRQVGLTYYFAGEAFMDAVLTGDNQVFLSASRSQSEIFRSYIIQFAKQWFDIELTGNPITLSNGAELRFLSTNSSTAQGYHGHVYVDEYFWIRDFEKLSTVASAMGTHKKWRKTYFSTPSAVSHQAYPFWSGEEFRNSKRGKKAGGTWPTEASYTQGALCPDGQWRKTITIQDAIDGGCDLFDLEQLQLEYDEDKFQQLFYCKFIDSSQSAFGLKDLERCYSDLSLWEDYDPELDRPFGNSPVWLGYDPSRTRDDATCVVVAPPLEPGAKFRILEKHSWRGHSFNYQAAQVKKLTERFNVQHIGIDITGVGYGVFDLVRDFYPKATPIHYSLETKNLLVLKAQDTIQGSRIEWDAGWTDIAQAFLTIKRGTTTSGQVTYSASRTDATGHADIAWSIMHALFNEPLNTNKRRRSRYVTSGTNAQATTQKAPNQPTGATAAAHAGVHLRGTRTGAVRQHRRVPGGVSQRRRRDLQTASVAGGSGQASARQRAPRRHSQVQAQLAAA, encoded by the coding sequence ATGTACTACTCGACCGAAGTTAAAGAAGCCGCCAAACGCCTGTTTCTGCGCCGCTGTAAGGCCAAGGAAATTCAGGCGCAGCTCAACCTGCCCAACATCCGGATCGTCTACTACTGGATCCGCCAGGGCGGTTGGGAGGACATGCTGTCGGACGAAGAGCCGCTGACTGCCGTCGGCCGGCGGATCACCCTCCTCCTGGACAAGGTTGGCAGCCTGTCCAAAGACGACCTCAACGAACTGGACCGACTGACCATCGTTCGCGAACGCCTGCTGAAACAAGCGGCCAAGCCCGCACCTCTGGCGGCATCGAACGGCGACAACATGGGCGAGCCCCAGGAACCGCGCAGGCGGTCGCGTGGCGAACGCTCCAGCCGTGGCGAGGGCGGTGATAGGAAAAAGGAAAAGAAGGCCAAGAACGACATCAGCGGTCTGACCGAAGTCGACTTCCTGGATAAGTTCATCAGCAAGATGTACCGCTATCAGCAGGAATTGTTCGCGGCCAAGCAAAACCCACTGACGAGCCGGATCCGCAACATTCTCAAAAGCCGCCAGGTCGGTCTGACCTACTACTTCGCCGGCGAAGCGTTCATGGACGCGGTACTAACGGGCGACAACCAGGTGTTCCTGTCAGCCAGCCGCTCGCAATCGGAGATCTTCCGCAGCTACATCATCCAGTTTGCCAAACAGTGGTTCGATATCGAGCTGACCGGCAACCCGATCACGCTCAGCAACGGCGCCGAGCTGCGCTTCCTGTCGACCAACAGCAGCACCGCCCAGGGCTACCACGGCCATGTGTACGTGGACGAGTACTTCTGGATCCGCGACTTCGAAAAGCTCAGCACCGTAGCCAGCGCCATGGGTACCCACAAGAAGTGGCGCAAAACCTACTTCTCGACGCCCAGCGCAGTGTCACACCAGGCATATCCGTTCTGGTCCGGGGAGGAGTTCCGCAACAGCAAACGCGGCAAGAAAGCCGGCGGCACCTGGCCCACCGAGGCGTCCTACACCCAGGGCGCGCTGTGCCCTGACGGCCAATGGCGCAAGACCATTACCATCCAGGATGCGATAGATGGCGGCTGCGATCTGTTCGACCTGGAGCAGCTGCAGCTGGAGTACGACGAAGACAAATTCCAGCAGCTGTTTTACTGCAAGTTCATCGACAGCAGCCAAAGCGCGTTCGGTCTCAAGGATCTGGAGCGGTGCTACTCCGACCTGTCGTTATGGGAGGACTACGACCCGGAGCTGGATCGACCTTTCGGCAACAGTCCGGTGTGGCTTGGCTACGATCCGAGCCGCACCCGCGACGACGCCACGTGCGTGGTGGTGGCCCCGCCGCTGGAACCCGGGGCGAAATTCCGCATCCTGGAAAAGCACAGCTGGCGGGGCCATTCGTTCAACTACCAGGCAGCCCAGGTCAAAAAGCTGACCGAGCGTTTCAACGTCCAACACATCGGTATCGACATCACCGGTGTCGGTTATGGCGTGTTCGACCTGGTGCGCGACTTCTACCCGAAAGCCACGCCGATCCATTACAGCCTCGAGACCAAGAACCTGCTGGTACTCAAGGCCCAAGACACGATCCAGGGCAGTCGCATCGAATGGGACGCCGGCTGGACCGACATCGCCCAGGCGTTCCTGACCATCAAGCGCGGCACCACTACCAGCGGCCAAGTGACCTACAGCGCTTCGCGCACCGACGCCACCGGCCATGCTGATATCGCCTGGTCGATCATGCACGCCCTGTTCAATGAACCCCTCAACACCAACAAGCGGCGCCGTAGCCGCTACGTCACGAGCGGAACCAATGCCCAAGCCACGACACAAAAAGCCCCAAACCAGCCAACAGGCGCGACAGCCGCAGCCCATGCGGGCGTTCACCTTCGGGGAACCCGAACAGGTGCTGTCCGGCAACATCGGCGAGTACCTGGGGGTGTTTCTCAGCGACGACGGCGAGATCTACAAACCGCCAGTGTCGCGGGCGGGTCTGGCCAAGCTTCTGCGCGCCAACGCGCACCACGGCGCCATTCCCAAGTTCAAGCGCAACTTGCTGCTGCGTGA
- a CDS encoding lysozyme — MSLRGKIAAGAIALCSSTLVLFLGTWEGNGQNTVYADKLARGLPTVCKGITRHTSPYPVVVGDYWSDARCNEVEQLVISKGQLELADCITNQDVGQNTFDALSSHGHNFGTASTCASRAVGLINAGRIKEGCQALAWASDGRTPVWAFVTTVQGKKVFIPGLHARRLAEAALCQAGL, encoded by the coding sequence ATGAGCCTGCGCGGCAAGATCGCCGCCGGCGCTATCGCGCTCTGCAGCTCCACGCTGGTGCTGTTTTTGGGCACATGGGAAGGCAACGGCCAGAACACCGTCTACGCCGACAAGCTGGCCCGTGGCCTACCAACCGTGTGCAAGGGCATCACCCGCCACACCAGCCCTTACCCGGTGGTTGTGGGGGATTACTGGTCGGACGCTCGCTGCAACGAGGTGGAGCAGCTGGTGATCAGCAAAGGCCAACTGGAGCTGGCCGACTGCATCACCAATCAGGACGTGGGTCAGAACACTTTCGACGCCCTGAGCAGCCATGGCCACAACTTCGGCACGGCCAGCACGTGCGCCAGTCGCGCAGTCGGCCTGATCAATGCCGGCCGCATCAAAGAAGGCTGCCAGGCGCTGGCCTGGGCGTCTGACGGTAGGACGCCGGTGTGGGCCTTTGTCACCACCGTCCAGGGCAAGAAAGTGTTTATCCCGGGCCTGCATGCGCGCCGACTGGCGGAAGCTGCTTTGTGTCAGGCGGGCTTGTGA
- a CDS encoding putative phage tail assembly chaperone: MTDTRDITLEVGDKEFTFALTPQDVTKYFNAVTQTNKVSPANNLLVTTVKQEQRATLKAQLGNPVLVMQLAGALLEEYGPDVEITVKKPSTTPND, from the coding sequence ATGACCGATACACGCGATATCACCCTGGAAGTCGGCGACAAGGAATTTACCTTCGCCCTGACCCCGCAAGACGTGACCAAGTACTTCAACGCCGTGACCCAGACCAACAAGGTTTCGCCGGCCAACAACCTGCTGGTGACCACCGTTAAGCAGGAACAGCGCGCCACCCTCAAGGCCCAGCTGGGCAACCCGGTACTGGTCATGCAGCTGGCCGGCGCGCTCCTCGAGGAGTACGGCCCAGACGTTGAAATTACCGTAAAAAAGCCCTCGACCACGCCGAACGACTGA